In Litorilinea aerophila, the genomic stretch CGGTACCATCCATTTCAATTCTATCATCGTCAACGCGTTGAGCAGGACGAGTACGAAGACCCACATCTCCCAGAGAGCGGCGATCACCGGCTGCAAGTCGCCGCAGATGTGCCTTCGGAAAACCCCCTGCGAGTGGATGGCCCAACGAGCCAGGCTCCAGTAGGTCGTTCCGGGTGGCGCCGTTACCCGCCCCACGAGGGGTCTGCACCCGTTGCAGGCAACATGGGTGGAACCGCGAAGGAAAGCTTCGTCCCATGGGGGATGGAGCTTTTTTTATGTTCCAGAACCGTGGCGCGGACACCCATTCCCACCGGACATCGTGGGGGGCGGAGGGATACATACACCATGCACCATATGCTCAAAGAGCCGGCTGTCCGGGCAGCGGTGGAAGCCCTGGCCCGCCGCCTGGATGCCCTCACCCAACTCTGCATCCAGATCCAGCAGATCCCCGCACCCACCGGGCAGGAAGAGGGGCGGGCCATCTGGATCGAGGCCCGGCTACGCGCCCTGGGACTGGCCGACGTGAGCCGGGACGAGCTCCACAACGTACTGGCCCGGGTGCCAGGGCGCGCTGCCCGGCCCGCGCTCTTGGTGAGCGCCCACACCGACACCGTCTTCGCCATGGACACGGACCTGACGGTCCACCCCGATCTCCAGGCCGGACGGCTCTACGGCCCCGGCATCGGGGACAATTCGGCTGGCGTGGCGGCCCTGCTGGCCCTGGCCCAGGAGCTGGCCGCCCTGCCACCACCGCCAGTGGACATCTGGCTGGCGGCCAACAGCAGCGAAGAGGGCCTGGGCGACCTGCGGGGTATGCGAGCCGTGGTGGACCGACTACAGGATCGCCTGGGCGCCTGCCTGGTGCTGGAGGGGATGGGCCTGGGCCGCATCGTCCACCGGGCCCTGGGCTCCCGGCGCTTCCGCATCCGGGTGACGGCCCCGGGCGGCCACAGCTGGAGCGACTTCGGCGCCGCCAGCGCGGTCCATGTTCTGGCCCACATCGCGGCTGACCTGACCCGAATGCGGGTCCCCATCGCCCCCCGCACCACCTTCAACATCGGCCGCATGGCCGGCGGCACCTCGGTCAACACCATCGCCCAACATGCCGCGCTGGAGCTGGACATCCGCAGCGAGGCCACGGTCACCCTGGAGGCCACCGTGGAGCAGGCCCTGGAGATCGTCCGCCGCTACCAGACGCCCCGCTGGCAACGGCGCCAGGTTCAGGTGGCGGTGGAGACCATCGGCGACCGCCCCACGGGTGAGATCCCGGCAGAGCATCCCCTGGTGGTGGCCGCCACCCAGGCCCTCCGTCAGACGGGCCATGGGGGGCGGGTAGATCTGCGCATGAGCAGCACCGATGCCAACATCCCCCTCAGCCGGGGCATACCGGCCATCTGTGTGGGGGTGACCGAAGGGGGCAATGCCCACCGGCTGGAGGAGTGGATCGACCCGGCGCTGTTGCCCCGGGGCATGCAGTATCTGCTCACCCTCACCTGGTGGGCAGCGGGCTGGCTGGGCGGTGAAGGGACATCGCCAGGTTGAAACGGGAAGCTGTTTGGAACAGGGAGAAAAGGGGATTTGCCATGAACCAGTATCAGGGGAACGGCCAACTGAGCCCGGAAGAGCAGGAGCAGCTCTACAAGATTCGACACAGCCTGGCCCACATCATGGCCCAGGCGGTCCTGGAGCTCTACCCGGAGGCCAAGATCGCCATCGGGCCGCCCATCGACACCGGCTTCTACTATGACTTCGACCTGGGCGTGGATGAGGAGGGCCGGCCGCGCACCTTCTCACCCGAGGATCTGGAAAAGATCGAGAAGCGTATGCGCCAGATCATCAGTGAGCGGCACCCCTTCATCTACCGGGAGGTGACCGCGGACGAGGCCAGGGAGATCTTCAAGGATCAGCCCTACAAGCTGGAGCTGATCGAGGGGCTGGAGAAGGGCGAGGTGGATGAATACGGCAACGAGGTGGACGAAAAGCCGGTCATCAGCACCTACCGGCAGGACACCTTCGAGGACCTGTGCCGGGGCCCCCATGTGGAGCACACGGGCCAGATCCCGCCCGACGCCTTCAAGCTCATGAGCGTGGCCGGTGCCTACTGGCGGGGGGATGAAAACAACCCCATGCTCCAGCGCATCTACGGCACGGCCTGGCGCAACAAGAAGGAGCTCAACGACTACCTGAAGATGATGGAGGAGGCCCGCAAGCGGGACCACCGGAAGTTGGGCCGGGAGCTGGAGATCTACATCTTCGACGAGGAGGTGGGGCCGGGCCTGCCCCTGTGGCTGCCCAACGGCGCCATCCTCATCGAGGAGCTGGAGAAGCTGGCCAAAGAGGTGGAGCGGGAGGCCGGCTACCAGCGGGTGCGCTCGCCCCATGTGACCAAGGAGGACCTCTTCCTGCGCAGCGGCCACCTGCCCTACTACGCGGAGAGCATGTACCCGCCCATGGAGCTGGAGGGCGTCCGCTACTACGTCAAGCCCATGAACTGCCCCTTCCACCACAAGATCTTTGCCAGCCGCCCCCGCAGCTACCGGGAGCTGCCCCTGCGGCTGGCCGAGTATGGCACCTGCTATCGCTACGAGAAGAGCGGCGAGCTCTTTGGCCTGATGCGGGTCCGTTCCATGCAGATGAACGACGCCCACATCTACTGCGCCGAAGAGCAGTTCGAAGAAGAGTTCATGGGCGTCATCGCCCTGTACCGGCGCTACTTCGAGCTCTTCGGCATCGACCGCTACGTCATGCGCCTGAGCACCCATCACCCCCGGGGGCTGGGCAAGAAGTATGTGGACAACGAGCGGCTCTGGCTGAAGACGGAGGAGATGGTGCGCAGCGCCATGCGCAACGGCAACGACCCCTTCGTGGAGGTGCCCGACGAGGCGGCCTTCTACGGCCCCAAGATCGACGTGCAGATCTGGAGCGCCATCGGCCGGGAGTTTACCCTGGCCACCAACCAGGTGGACTTTGCCGTGCCGCCCCGCTTTGACCTGAAATTCGTCAACCGGGAGGGCCAGGAGGAGACGCCCCTGTGCATCCACCGGGCGCCCCTGAGCACCCACGAACGCCTGATCGGCTTCCTCATCGAGCACTACGCGGGCAACTTCCCGGTGTGGCTGGCGCCCCAGCAGGTGGTGGTCATCCCCATCACCGACGCCCACAACGAGTACGCGGCCAACCTGGCCCGGCGCCTGTTCGACGGGGGCATCCGCGCCGAGGCCGACCTCAGCTCGGAGCGGATGAACGCCAAGATCCGCCAGGCCCAGCTCATGAAGGTGCCCTACATGCTGGTGGTGGGGGACCGGGAGGTGAGCCAGGAGACGGTCTCCCTGCGCAAGCGGGATGGCAGCCGCCGCAACGACATGCCCGTGGGCGAGTTCATCGCCCTGGTGCAGGAAAAGATCGCCACCCGGGCCGGCGATCTGTAGGGGCTGTTGGCTGTTGCCCGTACACCCGGCTCCCGAATGCCCGGGCGTGGATGTCGGGAGCGAGGGAACCATACCAGGGCGGGCCTCTGTGCCCGCCCTTTTTTAATACTCCAGGTCCGTGCGCTGGATCTCCAGATCCCGGAACTGGGTCAACTCCTTACGGAAGTAGAGGCTGGCCGTCCCGGTGGAGCCGTGGCGATGTTTGGCCACCAGGACATCGGCGATATTCTGCCGGTCGGTGTCCTCGATGTAGTAGTCCTCCCGGTAGATGAAGAGGACCACATCTGCATCCTGTTCAATGGAACCACTTTCGCGTAGATCCGACAGCATGGGTCGTTTGTCGGCCCGGCTTTCGACGGCCCGGCTGAGCTGACTCAGGGCGATGACGGGCACGTTGAGCTCTCGGGCCAGGGCCTTGAGGGAACGGCTGATGTAGCTGATCTCCTGCTGGCGGTTCTCGTTGCGGCCACCCTGGCCGGTCATGAGCTGCATATAGTCGATGAGGATCAGGTCCAGCCCGTGCTCGGCATAGAGGCGGCGGGCCTTGGTGCGGATCTCGGTGACGCTGGCCGCGGGGGTGTCGTCGATGAAGATGTTGGTAGAAGCCAGCATGTTGGCCGCCTCCAGCAGGATGGGCCATTCCTCTTCGTGGACGTCGCCCAGGCGCAGGCGGTGGCTGTCGATGCCCGTCTCCATGGAAAGCAGCCGCTGCACCAGTTGTTCACTGCTCATCTCCAGGCTGAAGATGGCCACCCGCGCGCCGTAACGCTTGGCCGCGTTCTGGGCGATGGAGAGGGCAAAGGAGGTCTTACCCATGCCCGGCCGGCCGGCCAGGATGATCAGGTCGCTCTTCTGGAAGCCGCCCAGGAGCCGGTCCAGCATGGTGAAGCCGGTGGGGACGCCCATGAGGGTGTCCCGATTGCGGGTGAGGAAGTCGATCCGCTCCACCACGCCGGTCATGATGGCCCGAATGGGCGTCAGGTCCCGGTGGATGCGGCTTTCGCTGACGCCGAAGATGATCTGCTCGGCCCGATCCACCACCTCATCCACATCCTGGCTCTCGTCGTAGGCCAGCTCTGCGATCTTGCCGGCCGCGGCGATGAGGCGGCGCAGGACCGCGGTGCGCTCCACGATGCGGGCGTAGTGGTCCACGTAGATGGCGGTGGGGGTGGTGCTGATAAGGTCGGTGATGTAGGCCGGGCCGCCCACATCCTCCAGCTGCCCCCGACGCTCCAGCTCGTCCACCAGGGTTACGAAGTCCAGGGGTTCGTGGCGTTCGTTCAGGGCCAGCATGGCCTCGTAGAGCCAGGCGTGGCGCTCCCGGAAGAAGTCCTCCGGCCGCAGGAAGTTGGCGACCTTGATGATGGCGTCCGGATCGATGAGCAGGGCCCCCAGGACGGCCCGCTCGGCCTCCAGGTTGGCCGGAATGGTCCTGGTGGTACTGGGCTCAGAAGAGCCGGTGGTGCCGTTTTGCAGTTGACCGTCCAACGACATCCTCCGTGGGGAGTCCGTGCAGAAGCATTTCGAATCCAGGTGGCAGGCGCCACCTGACGCCTACTCCAGTCTGGCGTAAAGACCACGGCAGAAATTCCGGGTGCCCTCTGGGCGCGCGACCTCTGGTGGAACCTATCGGCGAATTTCTGCCGGGATTTACTACTGACATGCCATTGCCCGGCAATTTTCATTGGTTTTTTGCCGGGCCATTTGGCAGAAAAATGGCCAGGGCCGCCAGTGCAAAAACGGCGAAGTCGCGCCCTGC encodes the following:
- a CDS encoding M20/M25/M40 family metallo-hydrolase, translated to MHHMLKEPAVRAAVEALARRLDALTQLCIQIQQIPAPTGQEEGRAIWIEARLRALGLADVSRDELHNVLARVPGRAARPALLVSAHTDTVFAMDTDLTVHPDLQAGRLYGPGIGDNSAGVAALLALAQELAALPPPPVDIWLAANSSEEGLGDLRGMRAVVDRLQDRLGACLVLEGMGLGRIVHRALGSRRFRIRVTAPGGHSWSDFGAASAVHVLAHIAADLTRMRVPIAPRTTFNIGRMAGGTSVNTIAQHAALELDIRSEATVTLEATVEQALEIVRRYQTPRWQRRQVQVAVETIGDRPTGEIPAEHPLVVAATQALRQTGHGGRVDLRMSSTDANIPLSRGIPAICVGVTEGGNAHRLEEWIDPALLPRGMQYLLTLTWWAAGWLGGEGTSPG
- the thrS gene encoding threonine--tRNA ligase, whose protein sequence is MNQYQGNGQLSPEEQEQLYKIRHSLAHIMAQAVLELYPEAKIAIGPPIDTGFYYDFDLGVDEEGRPRTFSPEDLEKIEKRMRQIISERHPFIYREVTADEAREIFKDQPYKLELIEGLEKGEVDEYGNEVDEKPVISTYRQDTFEDLCRGPHVEHTGQIPPDAFKLMSVAGAYWRGDENNPMLQRIYGTAWRNKKELNDYLKMMEEARKRDHRKLGRELEIYIFDEEVGPGLPLWLPNGAILIEELEKLAKEVEREAGYQRVRSPHVTKEDLFLRSGHLPYYAESMYPPMELEGVRYYVKPMNCPFHHKIFASRPRSYRELPLRLAEYGTCYRYEKSGELFGLMRVRSMQMNDAHIYCAEEQFEEEFMGVIALYRRYFELFGIDRYVMRLSTHHPRGLGKKYVDNERLWLKTEEMVRSAMRNGNDPFVEVPDEAAFYGPKIDVQIWSAIGREFTLATNQVDFAVPPRFDLKFVNREGQEETPLCIHRAPLSTHERLIGFLIEHYAGNFPVWLAPQQVVVIPITDAHNEYAANLARRLFDGGIRAEADLSSERMNAKIRQAQLMKVPYMLVVGDREVSQETVSLRKRDGSRRNDMPVGEFIALVQEKIATRAGDL
- the dnaB gene encoding replicative DNA helicase; translated protein: MDGQLQNGTTGSSEPSTTRTIPANLEAERAVLGALLIDPDAIIKVANFLRPEDFFRERHAWLYEAMLALNERHEPLDFVTLVDELERRGQLEDVGGPAYITDLISTTPTAIYVDHYARIVERTAVLRRLIAAAGKIAELAYDESQDVDEVVDRAEQIIFGVSESRIHRDLTPIRAIMTGVVERIDFLTRNRDTLMGVPTGFTMLDRLLGGFQKSDLIILAGRPGMGKTSFALSIAQNAAKRYGARVAIFSLEMSSEQLVQRLLSMETGIDSHRLRLGDVHEEEWPILLEAANMLASTNIFIDDTPAASVTEIRTKARRLYAEHGLDLILIDYMQLMTGQGGRNENRQQEISYISRSLKALARELNVPVIALSQLSRAVESRADKRPMLSDLRESGSIEQDADVVLFIYREDYYIEDTDRQNIADVLVAKHRHGSTGTASLYFRKELTQFRDLEIQRTDLEY